The following are from one region of the Pocillopora verrucosa isolate sample1 chromosome 3, ASM3666991v2, whole genome shotgun sequence genome:
- the LOC136279400 gene encoding ubiquitin carboxyl-terminal hydrolase 10-like isoform X1 gives MRNSEEGFTFGDFTAEEWEKYFSNSLAQIGNIPPVEFLFNFNYSDDEERVDNFLAGDSSTHVSSNDSSAAAKNVTAGLEDSGVEVGQESEQETSTGKLAKTTAGTGDCLPEAKQKQVKQSSEKTIQSSSEHIVFGGNSIKEHEQDVRQSKPESPSRTSATDVDQFPPLSLTVNTQRAVEKTETERSRKWRKRRRQRKRSGSVSSSSSECSEKERASVNSNGSGLKGKAVASLPTTDKVVLSDDVKEASKVQVNVLSARLKEQKSDALSNTDKRTAVQRKSTSSCDGDTVEERKSSLSTEGTSNSPVYSDTDIKVTVSISNVQDPLSSNQTYKNLEKEHEGPIPVDQSVKTSGAPEEITGRKDQPPKPSSWADLFKNSAKPLPGIVVKTVSPVVRNEMQTTSNPKKTDDTLQIPVTVEEDKFAKKFAVSIQRQELQYIQKPYIPRGLINRGNWCYINATLQALVGCPPFFNLLRQLPLLKERGPTSTPILDSLIVFVNEFKETKIKPGVYNKRFFHVSQHAETRLVFSAGCTGAFTLSQANIYRLGPSVRVVSD, from the exons CTGGTGACTCCTCAACACATGTCTCATCAAATGACAGTTCTGCGGCAGCTAAAAATGTTACGGCAGGTCTTGAAGACTCAGGTGTTGAAGTGGGACAAGAAAGTGAACAGGAAACATCTACAGGAAAATTGGCGAAAACAACAGCTGGTACAGGTGATTGTTTACCAgaagcaaaacagaaacaagTCAAACAATCATCAGAGAAAACCATACAAAGTAGCTCTGAACATATTGTTTTTGGTGGAAACAGCATCAAAGAGCATGAACAAGATGTGAGGCAAAGCAAACCTGAAAG tcCCTCAAGAACTTCAGCAACTGATGTTGACCAGTTCCCTCCCTTGTCATTAACAGTGAACACCCAGAGGGCAGTGGAGAAGACAGAGACTGAAAGATCACGTAAATGGCGCAAGCGAAGGAGACAGAGAAAGAGGTCTGGATCTGTGTCCAGCTCTTCTAGTGAATGTAGTGAAAAGGAAAGGGCTTCAGTTAATTCCAATGGCTCTGGGCTAAAAGGAAAAGCTGTGGCATCTTTACCTACTACAGATAAAGTTGTTCTTAGTGATGATGTTAAAGAAGCTTCAAAAGTACAGGTAAATGTTTTGAGCGCAAGGTTAAAGGAGCAAAAATCCGATGCTCTCTCTAACACAGACAAAAGAACAGCTGTACAGAGAAAAAGCACAAGTTCTTGCGATGGAGACACTGTGGAAGAAAGGAAGAGTTCTTTATCAACAGAAGGCACATCAAACAGCCCTGTTTACAGTGACACAGACATTAAAGTTACAGTTTCCATCAGCAATGTACAAGATCCCTTAAGCTCTAATCAAACCTataaaaacctggaaaaagaaCATGAAGGTCCCATCCCAGTGGATCAGAGTGTAAAAACAAGTGGTGCACCAGAAGAAATCACTGGCAGGAAAGATCAGCCTCCAAAGCCTTCATCATGGGCAGACTTGTTCAAAAACTCTGCAAAACCATTACCTGGTATTGTTGTTAAAACAGTAAGTCCTGTTGtgagaaatgaaatgcaaacaaCTTCAAATCCTAAAAAGACAGATGATACATTACAGATACCAGTTACTGTGGAAGAGGACAAGTTTGCCAAGAAATTTGCAG taaGTATTCAAAGACAAGAGTTACAGTACATCCAAAAACCTTACATTCCAAGAGGACTGATCAACAGAGGGAACTGGTGTTACATTAATGCT ACTCTTCAAGCTCTGGTGGGGTGCCCACCATTTTTCAACCTACTGAGACAATTGCCTTTACTAAAGGAAAGAGGTCCAACATCAACACCTATTTTGGACAGTCT AATAGTCTTTGTGAATGAGTTTAAGGAGACAAAGATAAAACCAG gtgtctataacaaaagattttttcacgtaagtcaacacgctgaaacgcggcttgtgttcagtgcaggttgcacaggagcttttacgctttcacaagccaacatttatcggcttggaccttcggtgcgggttgtgtcagattga
- the LOC136279400 gene encoding ubiquitin carboxyl-terminal hydrolase 10-like isoform X2 → MRNSEEFLFNFYYSDDEERGDNFLAGDSSTHVSSNDSSAAAKNVTAGLEDSGVEVGQESEQETSTGKLAKTTAGTGDCLPEAKQKQVKQSSEKTIQSSSEHIVFGGNSIKEHEQDVRQSKPESPSRTSATDVDQFPPLSLTVNTQRAVEKTETERSRKWRKRRRQRKRSGSVSSSSSECSEKERASVNSNGSGLKGKAVASLPTTDKVVLSDDVKEASKVQVNVLSARLKEQKSDALSNTDKRTAVQRKSTSSCDGDTVEERKSSLSTEGTSNSPVYSDTDIKVTVSISNVQDPLSSNQTYKNLEKEHEGPIPVDQSVKTSGAPEEITGRKDQPPKPSSWADLFKNSAKPLPGIVVKTVSPVVRNEMQTTSNPKKTDDTLQIPVTVEEDKFAKKFAVSIQRQELQYIQKPYIPRGLINRGNWCYINATLQALVGCPPFFNLLRQLPLLKERGPTSTPILDSLIVFVNEFKETKIKPGVYNKRFFHVSQHAETRLVFSAGCTGAFTLSQANIYRLGPSVRVVSD, encoded by the exons ATGCGTAATTCGGAAGAG tTTCTCTTCAACTTTTATTACTCAGATGACGAGGAACGAGGCGATAATTTTTTAG CTGGTGACTCCTCAACACATGTCTCATCAAATGACAGTTCTGCGGCAGCTAAAAATGTTACGGCAGGTCTTGAAGACTCAGGTGTTGAAGTGGGACAAGAAAGTGAACAGGAAACATCTACAGGAAAATTGGCGAAAACAACAGCTGGTACAGGTGATTGTTTACCAgaagcaaaacagaaacaagTCAAACAATCATCAGAGAAAACCATACAAAGTAGCTCTGAACATATTGTTTTTGGTGGAAACAGCATCAAAGAGCATGAACAAGATGTGAGGCAAAGCAAACCTGAAAG tcCCTCAAGAACTTCAGCAACTGATGTTGACCAGTTCCCTCCCTTGTCATTAACAGTGAACACCCAGAGGGCAGTGGAGAAGACAGAGACTGAAAGATCACGTAAATGGCGCAAGCGAAGGAGACAGAGAAAGAGGTCTGGATCTGTGTCCAGCTCTTCTAGTGAATGTAGTGAAAAGGAAAGGGCTTCAGTTAATTCCAATGGCTCTGGGCTAAAAGGAAAAGCTGTGGCATCTTTACCTACTACAGATAAAGTTGTTCTTAGTGATGATGTTAAAGAAGCTTCAAAAGTACAGGTAAATGTTTTGAGCGCAAGGTTAAAGGAGCAAAAATCCGATGCTCTCTCTAACACAGACAAAAGAACAGCTGTACAGAGAAAAAGCACAAGTTCTTGCGATGGAGACACTGTGGAAGAAAGGAAGAGTTCTTTATCAACAGAAGGCACATCAAACAGCCCTGTTTACAGTGACACAGACATTAAAGTTACAGTTTCCATCAGCAATGTACAAGATCCCTTAAGCTCTAATCAAACCTataaaaacctggaaaaagaaCATGAAGGTCCCATCCCAGTGGATCAGAGTGTAAAAACAAGTGGTGCACCAGAAGAAATCACTGGCAGGAAAGATCAGCCTCCAAAGCCTTCATCATGGGCAGACTTGTTCAAAAACTCTGCAAAACCATTACCTGGTATTGTTGTTAAAACAGTAAGTCCTGTTGtgagaaatgaaatgcaaacaaCTTCAAATCCTAAAAAGACAGATGATACATTACAGATACCAGTTACTGTGGAAGAGGACAAGTTTGCCAAGAAATTTGCAG taaGTATTCAAAGACAAGAGTTACAGTACATCCAAAAACCTTACATTCCAAGAGGACTGATCAACAGAGGGAACTGGTGTTACATTAATGCT ACTCTTCAAGCTCTGGTGGGGTGCCCACCATTTTTCAACCTACTGAGACAATTGCCTTTACTAAAGGAAAGAGGTCCAACATCAACACCTATTTTGGACAGTCT AATAGTCTTTGTGAATGAGTTTAAGGAGACAAAGATAAAACCAG gtgtctataacaaaagattttttcacgtaagtcaacacgctgaaacgcggcttgtgttcagtgcaggttgcacaggagcttttacgctttcacaagccaacatttatcggcttggaccttcggtgcgggttgtgtcagattga